ctcgaattaatttatttagtaTTGATGAGTCTGATAATATAGTATTAAAACTCAGGGGTGTCGTTACAAGATTTGATTGATATATTCCAATCGAGGAGTCATCTATTTTAGTTTCATTAGAACCTGCTACAATAACTTTTCGGGATGTTTTTTCTGTTGATAATGAAGGAAGatataatgatatattattataagatCTGCCTTTTTCAAAGTTATTATAATATCTGGATAAAACACGTAATACTTTATTGTATGAACTGCCTtcaatattatcattatcattaaaGAGTTTTTCATATTCATCAGCAAATTTCTTAGCATGTTCTGAACATTTGCTACTACTATTCCTCGTATAAGCAGTATTCATATTACATAACAATTTAAgtaatttataaaatctaGACATGTGACTAATATTAATATCCATATATTCCTTTATTTCATCTATAATTTTCTTATAATTGTCATATGTTTCATCATTAACTTCAATCTTAGTGTACTTCTCGTTATTTTGTATATGCTGAGAATAAAAACTTTTTAATGTGTTGATTCCATCATGTGActttaggtttaacatataacttaaccatatcattaTACATACAGTATCATCCTTATAAGTATTATTAATAACTGAAGAACCATGTTTACCGAAAAATGCATTAAATAACCATAAAAAGCCAGCATTAATCTTATCGATATCGTTATTGCAGTTTCCAGATTTAGGGCAGTAATTCTTAAGCATTCcgaaattaaaattatattctttaGAGTCTTTCAATTCATCGGGGAAAACCCTCCACAAACTATAAAACTCTCTACACTAAGAaaccattttaaaaaataaaattaaaatgtcTATTCAAATTAAcgtattattaatttattgaTAATACACAAAATGTGTAATAACAAACATTTATATTCAAGAAATTTTATGTACCACATTATTAATTGTCATATTGGAAAATTAAATTTGAACTATAAATTAAGTACATCATATTAATTTCACATATATTGCATCAAAATAGGGGATGTAAACTTGAATTCTCTATATAGAAATTTCCTGTAGTTaaacacattttatttttagtattaatttaaaatgaatgcaaaataataatacaatagtaAGTTTATATCTAATTTATGGAAATTAGCTAAACTGCCTTAAATTGGAGAtgcttaatacattttggccatatgtataacataattattaataatatccaTTATAAAAGTTTAAGGAATTTTGTAATGAGTTTTAAATACATCCCCTTACATCTATGCctcaatatagaaaaatacaaatttgttGCTAATGCTATATACcactattttattaaaactatagtattttcaaattaagttgcatgcttcattttctatgcaaattatacaaatttatattctttttaatgaatatggataaatttaaaaataattttaatacgtcctatatttttttttattcttatatacttcaatttaaaaatataccaTATTGAGTAATTTTACAATACATTTTggcatttttttcattctttaaaacgacaattagtACTGAATCCATACTTATTAtgctatttataagcttaaataagtctttggaTGTATATTGcctttaaaataatacatagtaagtattaaaaattaatatataaataactattacTATTGAtggaaattttaaagtataatggaaaattatttgtaaatatgttattatattgccctttaagaggagagagataagatatatttgctcttttaatatataaatattcgttaaatgttctgcattgttcatttttatcttatatattctattgttatagttattaATGCGTAtgcattcaaataatttattaaaaattctatattttgttaGTTCTATGATAAAACAATACTTTTTGTGATTAAAACGATTCActaaacaataataaaattccATTTAACATTAAATGTGTCTTTAACACTTTCTCCAATGATATagttttttagaatataaaaccacatatTCAAAATTGGACCTTTAACAAAAACATAACATTGATACccttataatgtattattatgtgtcttttcgataaaattaatatttagttatatgaaggtttcacaataaaacaatatttcaacaTTAGTaaagtattttattatattatatgtataggtatataataataacgctattctatctatcatattatttacaattgttagaacaaaatatgatatgaaatttgattaatatacttatattttatcttCTGAcgattttaaatataatttatttatacctcataTCTTTAAAACTTagaaattaatagtgattaatctaatattatacctttatagcaaataaattaatgtatataaagaAACTCTATTAATgctaattaattttaatacaaaaagagAATTGTAAACCCAATTAAAACTTCAAAacattgtatatatagtgcGATTTTTgttgtattataaaaatgttagatgcataacatgctttttatagataatgtcatattgtcgattctcaaTCGGTATTCCATGCATTTATATCTTATggttatctattatatattggtaatatgtttaattaacaataaaagtGTCCCATTAAcctgaaggtatattataatgtagaggcatattcaatataaatcgaattataatttatactctgatatataaaattgttatactgttcggttatcaaaatacgatttaaattaaaacaaatatgatacaaataataagtttactaaataaaatgtttcatcaaataaagaaatatattgtgTTAtgtataattcaatatactCCCTGATTAACaagctttatataatatataataagggcttttatatatagttaaccaaaaaatagcaataaatatataatgcgAAGTTATAATCTTCccacatttaatatatatgaacggATTAGACATAagtattataacttatataatatgttatGTAGCCCATTACATATTAGCTTATGCCCCTTTCTGGTTGCAAATTTGAACTTTTGAACTTAATatcgtgattaaacatacgggatgatacatatatttgattagtattaaaattataaaaaattaaaaaatatataatacttaaccctaacccgaatatgcgTCCCACAATACAACCTGAACCCTGACACACAcaataaaaactatataaaaattatgcaaaaattatgttcaaaaattatttatttccaaTAGACATAttcttaacatatatcaatcactattaatcttcgaatcatatattatgatccattttcttctttatctTTTTAGCTTTcctcttaaatgttgttttttagATCGTTTCccaaatccaaataacgaatactaatataaaaatttttaaaaatgtataatttatttatattcacaaaTTACTCAGtgttgaatatatttttaattgacttattatttaccttatatgcaattcctaataaaattaatgttaCAACCAATATAAATGGAATTGGAATTAGTTTGTTTATTGTCAATGAACTAAATAGTGTCGTTTCAGAATCTGATACATCAGTTTCAGAAATTGATACATCAGTTTGAGAACTTGATGCTTCAGTTTGAGAACTTGATACTCCAGTTTGAGAAATTGATCCTTGAATTTCACTCAATGAGGCATCTCGTGTTTCTTTAGGACTTAATACAGAAACTTGTGTTGTTTTTTCCTTTGTAAGTTCTGGAAATTGTTTCTTTACATATTCAACACCTAATGTATCTTTTATGTAATTATAATCGTTTAATACAACAGACAATATTTGTCTAAATGAATTATTGTTTGTAtcattaaaattttcattaacaAGAGCTTTATAATTATCAgcaaaattattaacatattcTAAATATTCCTCGCTATTATTATTCACCTTTGTAAGCTcattatacattttacacagatttttaaatacatcataaaatttagacataaCTTTAATATCAATATCCATAAAATTCTTATTTTCATCTATAATTTCCTTataacttttatattttgcattCTTTCCTATAGATCCGTTATACTCCTGGACATGTTCTATATGTTTACTATAAAACTCGTTTAATTCAGTGAttccattttttgttttttgatttaacttataacttaaccaAGAAAAAATGTATGTAATAACActcatattttcatttttatctccCGAcaaattattactattcccaAAAATTTCTTTAAGTAACCATAAGAAATAaccattaattttatcgatatcGGTATATTCTGATTTATTAGGAAAATAATCTCTGTATTTTGCaactttaataatatattctcCAGAAATGTCCAATTCATCAGAAAAAAGTAACCTCAATGTATCAAACTTACCACACTAAGAAgccatttaaaaaaacaaataaaaataaatataatgatatttttataatgttaaTTTTACTATTAATTTATGAGTAGTATAACATCAATAAATGTAAGAAgatgcaaattttattaaaaaagtgTATTTACTATGTAGTTTCTCTTTTTAATGAAGTATTCTGTTTTATCCGTTTGATCTTTAGCCATGATagtcttttttatataaaatgcatAATCTGCGTCAAAATAAGTGATACAAGTATttgaattttatatatcaatTATTTGTAGTTAAACatgttattatcatttttaatatcaatttAAAGACAATATGGAACAATATATTCTTTTGTGGTAGTTAGATAAATTGCCTTATTTTGGGGGGtgcttaatacattttttatcatatgtatatatagcacaatttatgcataaaatcattattactaataatattctacataattttattataaaattttaaggAATTTTATagtgaatttaaaaaatatgtccTTTTATTTATGGCTTAGCGTATGAAAGAAACAACATCATCTCTTTTGTTTTAACAAATGATGCCCCAAAACTAATATACtgaaaaaatcgaaacaattaagaaattcgttattactataatcattaaaagtatataaatagtcattttgtaaaatatattaaatgcttatatacttgtttataatactatataccactgttttattaaaattataacatttacaaattaagttgcattgttACATTATCTTTGtaaattacataaatttatattatttgtaattaatatagataaattaaaaaaaaaattaatgcgTCAAATAACTTTATGTTTATTCcaatatacttcaatttattaatataccttattgagtaattttataatatattttatcattttttccatttttaaaacaaCTAGCACTGGACTCGTATTTATTAtgctatttataagcttaaataagccTTTAAATgcatatcatttttaaaataatacttagtaaatattaaatattaacatgtaaataactattgatgcaaattttaaagtataatagaaaactatgtgtaattaggttggtatatttacattttagataggagagataagggaagtatattttttaagacaaaTTTGTTGTCATATAAGATTTACATATTCTACATAGtttaattatgttttatattttatatcattaaagTTTtcaatttatgtatatatattaaaattatttattaacaataactttgaattattacttttctaaatatgtagtttgtttttatattttaatagtaATGTTAtactacatattttataaaaaaccTTATTTAGTTTTATAATGTAAAACTATATTTTAAGGAAACTATAGagttattaatattattttgcttggTAATGTTAGTTCTAATATTGTCACATTAAAGGTATACTTAGTGAAGGCTATgatatttcatttgatgttttgtgcatacaattttaatcttattacaagtttaataatatatatcaacgtattcgaatcaaataaatttaatgatttgttcgtatttaatacGTTTACCTaatgttattactattattgtttttacTGATATATCGCTGTATACTACAACGGAATAATTAATGCGCTTAATCaaaatactttaaaacaattagtaatttttttgtttcattgttttaaagtataacattttagaacatattatttcataataacattatatttaaattataaatttaaattttgtatatataataacctaataaaaatatggttaatt
The Plasmodium yoelii strain 17X genome assembly, chromosome: 4 genome window above contains:
- a CDS encoding PIR protein, giving the protein MTINNVCREFYSLWRVFPDELKDSKEYNFNFGMLKNYCPKSGNCNNDIDKINAGFLWLFNAFFGKHGSSVINNTYKDDTVCIMIWLSYMLNLKSHDGINTLKSFYSQHIQNNEKYTKIEVNDETYDNYKKIIDEIKEYMDINISHMSRFYKLLKLLCNMNTAYTRNSSSKCSEHAKKFADEYEKLFNDNDNIEGSSYNKVLRVLSRYYNNFEKGRSYNNISLYLPSLSTEKTSRKVIVAGSNETKIDDSSIGIYQSNLVTTPLSFNTILSDSSILNKLIRVLSILVAIPIFWGISYKYSLFGFRKRSQKQNLREKLKKIRRKWMINI
- a CDS encoding PIR protein; translated protein: MAKDQTDKTEYFIKKRNYICGKFDTLRLLFSDELDISGEYIIKVAKYRDYFPNKSEYTDIDKINGYFLWLLKEIFGNSNNLSGDKNENMSVITYIFSWLSYKLNQKTKNGITELNEFYSKHIEHVQEYNGSIGKNAKYKSYKEIIDENKNFMDIDIKVMSKFYDVFKNLCKMYNELTKVNNNSEEYLEYVNNFADNYKALVNENFNDTNNNSFRQILSVVLNDYNYIKDTLGVEYVKKQFPELTKEKTTQVSVLSPKETRDASLSEIQGSISQTGVSSSQTEASSSQTDVSISETDVSDSETTLFSSLTINKLIPIPFILVVTLILLGIAYKYSLFGFGKRSKKQHLRGKLKR